One window of Spirochaetota bacterium genomic DNA carries:
- a CDS encoding DNA methyltransferase: MEIKAYFAYKDQVKLYLGDAIEIMKKIPDETIDMIFADPPYNLSNDGFTCHAGKRVSVNKGEWDKSKGIEEDYKFHFNWINECKRILKKTGTLWISGTYHSIYACGYALLSQKWHIINDICWFKPNASPNLSCRMFTASHETLIWAKKDKKAKHTFNYDIVKEGKWDDVLKNPGKQMRSVWAITTPKNFEKRHGKHPTQKPEALLERIILSTSDENDLILDPFCGSATTGVLAIRHRRKFIGIENEKKYLDKIAIPRLKDEIENISSNLLNIKYRVAK, encoded by the coding sequence ATGGAAATCAAAGCATATTTTGCCTATAAGGATCAAGTGAAGCTATATTTAGGTGATGCTATTGAAATAATGAAAAAAATCCCCGATGAAACAATAGATATGATATTTGCGGACCCCCCATATAATTTATCAAATGATGGATTTACATGTCATGCAGGAAAACGTGTTAGTGTTAATAAAGGAGAGTGGGACAAAAGCAAAGGTATAGAAGAAGACTATAAATTCCATTTTAACTGGATAAATGAATGTAAAAGAATACTTAAAAAAACAGGTACATTATGGATTTCAGGTACATACCATTCTATATATGCATGTGGGTATGCTTTACTTTCGCAAAAATGGCATATAATTAATGACATTTGCTGGTTCAAACCTAATGCATCCCCAAATCTATCTTGCAGAATGTTTACTGCAAGTCACGAAACTTTAATATGGGCAAAAAAAGATAAAAAAGCAAAACATACCTTTAACTACGATATTGTTAAAGAAGGGAAATGGGATGATGTATTAAAGAACCCAGGGAAACAAATGAGAAGTGTATGGGCCATAACAACACCAAAAAATTTTGAAAAAAGACATGGTAAGCACCCAACTCAAAAGCCTGAGGCTTTATTAGAAAGAATTATTTTATCAACTTCTGATGAAAATGATTTGATATTAGATCCGTTTTGTGGAAGCGCAACAACTGGCGTTTTAGCAATTAGGCATAGAAGAAAATTTATTGGTATAGAAAATGAAAAAAAATACCTTGATAAAATTGCTATCCCACGTTTAAAAGATGAAATTGAAAATATCAGCAGTAATCTATTAAATATAAAATACCGAGTAGCTAAATGA
- a CDS encoding CoA-binding protein, which yields MKHELDYFFHPDGVAVLGASENQRTGGFHILRNVLGGYTGKVYPINPKYSELLGVKCYPDIQSIPESFEALIYFIPARFILDTIKEAAKKGVRAIIIESAGFAEVGSQGQKLQEEAVALANSLGIRLWGPNCMGYLDGHSRNVFSFMYTDKWKTLMQPGDVALIVQSGMLSAGFLMSVLERDAIGISKVCSIGNKCDVNEIDLLDYLSGDSQTGVIGCYLESIVDGKKFLQIVKNTQKPIVVLKSGRSEHGKKAAMSHTASLAGNTLVQAGAFKQAGVVQVIDLYELIDIVKAFSFIKSYRPVHGVALMTFSGGAAIVTTDLMADYGIPLAQIADDTLKSVQKLYPSWMQASHPLDLWPAVEQNGLDTVYRATVEALMNDNNVDAVLVECFASRYYDPAFFKDIGQMMRTYKKPVIVWLVGEREIVENYKTHAERSGIPVFGEIGRCIQVIQALRFHFSKRGKM from the coding sequence ATGAAGCATGAGTTAGACTATTTTTTTCATCCTGATGGGGTAGCGGTACTTGGTGCCAGTGAAAATCAACGGACAGGTGGTTTCCATATATTGCGAAATGTCCTTGGTGGATATACAGGGAAAGTGTATCCAATTAATCCAAAATACTCAGAGTTACTTGGAGTCAAATGTTATCCCGATATTCAGTCAATACCAGAATCATTTGAGGCTCTTATATATTTTATTCCCGCGCGGTTTATTCTGGATACTATTAAAGAAGCTGCAAAAAAAGGGGTCAGAGCCATCATTATAGAATCCGCTGGCTTTGCGGAGGTAGGCAGTCAGGGGCAAAAGTTACAGGAAGAAGCGGTGGCACTGGCAAACAGCCTTGGTATACGGTTGTGGGGGCCAAACTGCATGGGATATTTAGATGGGCATTCCCGTAATGTGTTTTCGTTTATGTATACTGATAAATGGAAAACATTGATGCAACCTGGCGATGTGGCGCTCATTGTGCAAAGTGGAATGCTATCAGCAGGCTTTTTAATGTCGGTTCTGGAGCGTGATGCAATTGGTATAAGCAAAGTGTGCTCCATTGGAAATAAGTGTGATGTCAATGAAATTGACCTTCTGGATTATTTAAGTGGCGATAGTCAAACGGGAGTAATTGGTTGCTATTTAGAATCAATCGTTGATGGAAAAAAATTTTTGCAGATTGTTAAAAATACACAAAAACCGATAGTTGTTTTAAAATCGGGGCGAAGTGAGCATGGAAAAAAGGCTGCAATGAGTCACACTGCAAGCCTGGCAGGAAATACGCTGGTACAAGCAGGGGCGTTTAAGCAGGCAGGTGTAGTGCAAGTAATAGATCTGTATGAGCTAATTGATATTGTAAAAGCATTTTCTTTTATTAAGAGCTATCGCCCTGTACATGGTGTTGCGCTTATGACGTTTTCTGGTGGTGCAGCTATTGTGACAACTGATTTAATGGCTGATTATGGTATACCGCTGGCACAAATAGCCGATGACACACTTAAGTCAGTGCAGAAATTGTACCCTTCATGGATGCAAGCATCGCACCCGCTTGATCTGTGGCCTGCGGTGGAACAGAATGGCCTTGATACTGTGTATAGAGCAACTGTAGAAGCGTTGATGAACGATAACAACGTTGATGCAGTTCTTGTTGAATGTTTTGCAAGCCGCTATTATGACCCTGCATTTTTTAAAGATATTGGTCAGATGATGCGCACATATAAAAAACCTGTAATAGTATGGCTTGTAGGTGAGAGGGAGATAGTTGAAAATTATAAAACCCATGCAGAGCGCTCTGGCATACCGGTATTTGGTGAGATAGGCAGATGCATACAGGTTATACAGGCATTACGGTTTCATTTCAGCAAACGTGGAAAGATGTAA